A segment of the Phoenix dactylifera cultivar Barhee BC4 unplaced genomic scaffold, palm_55x_up_171113_PBpolish2nd_filt_p 000926F, whole genome shotgun sequence genome:
aattttaattgttaagagtatgtagcactaccatggcatacatttaaaactgcttgaaatatatttcattgattgtatggataaGTCTAACCTCAAGATGTAGCAAAGTgtgaaatgagtcgaccccaacatcgGTGGAGTTGACCTTGgtactgtcacgccccgagcccgaggcgcggcagacgccgcacgcccgcacggcggaccgcacaggcgtgcaaggcatcggattacatcaaagcaaatacagatgttcaatactttatttaaggattaatagcagatccttaaaattgacaaaatacttaaaatcattcaaaagcagtcttacaaaactccaaaataacatatgccaacataattcaaatgtccaaactaaactaactaaaatttcaaaaactgaagaatcatcggaattctaacgcactccccaatcccgtgcgatcaagcctctggatctgaaaaaacgaagaaaacagaataatgagctacactagcccagtaagtaacaaaataccccagagtggggtcagagcatatcagatcaaaatacaggataatgtttgaaacaaatcacaaataatatcatttttgtttttgtaaaactctgatatcataatctcaacatgataggctacggccacgtaacccagtggcatgggttgcacagagtgccagaaaccactattgttagtcaccggtggaaacggtgtccagaaaccactattctaatcaccggtggcgcgggtgtcgaaaccggttcctcacagaatacaagtcgacaggtccaacgtataatccccattggcggggccagaacagaacagacagatcatagccatgctgagaatatatatatatatatataaacagatttcataaatttttcagtcatagtttacggatttcaaagcataattttcaaatgaaatttaacatgccagacccattttactaaatacaaaacatattttagaatttaatctatttatctgaaaatcacacttgaagtattaagttacttacctcttctcgcttaattcctacttcagataggcggatcaggttcacctgtttaaatttaattaattctttgTTAATATCAGAATTAagcaaaaatccaaaaataatattattggacacggcccactgggttcgggtttcgggttccgggtttcggatccgggttcgggttccgggcttGGATCTGAAAAGGGCCCAAGCTGGGCCCACAAGGGTACTGCCCGACTGGGCCAATcggactggactgggcccaagttgggcctgcagtggactgggcccaagttgggcctgcagtggACTGGGCCCCAACGGGCCCAATTTGGCCCGTGATGggctcctccttccccaaacCCCCTCACGGGCAGAGGAAGCAGGAGAcacagaagagagagggagagggccagCCCGGGTGGCCTCCGGCCTCCTCTTGGTCGACGGTCAGCCGGCCGCTGGCGGCCGGCGGTTGCGGCGGTGACTGACGAGGAAGAGACCGAGAGtggtctcggtttggggccaaaacaaAGGGAGGAAAGCATGCATCGGCTAAGATCGGAGAGCACAAACGGAAGAGGGCTTACAGGCAGTCGGCGGAAGTGGCGGATCTCGGCCGGGGGAGGCTCGGTCCGGTgtcaggcggcggcggcgacgcttGAACCCAAGGAGATGGGTCTCAGAACAGGGGGTGGCTGCGAGGGGGATCCGGGCGGCGCTTGGTCGGGAGGGTACACCggtcggagaagaggaggagggaaggaagaagaggaggaggaggagctcgggatgccctaggGTAAGGAGTAGATGGGCTTTATAGCCCCATCGCAACGGTTCTCCGCCGCGATGTCAAGCGAGATCCACGGCCGATTCACGGCCGTGGATGGACTAGGAGGGGCGCCGCGGGGATCTCGCGGCGCCCTTGCCTTGTTTGcccctccggaggagccggagaggatcgcccacgcgatcctctgttccggctccttccccaaatgaatcggggctgaagtcggcgagggctgccgacttcagccccgtgtctcacattcttcccccctaaaaaaatttcgtcctcgaaatttaacataccttagcttgcaaaaaggtccggatatttttccttcatctcatCCTCCAGCTCCCACGTGGCCTCTCGTTCTGAGTGATGGCTCCACTGGATCTtaacataaggaatcgtgcgcctcctcaacacttgctctcttctatcaaccacacgtacaggctgctcaggatatgtcaaatcttctctaagctgcaagggagccacttctaccacatggctcatatctggaatatactttcttagcatggaaacatgaaaaacattgtgaACTCCAGACAGTGAAGGTGGAAGTGCCAATTTGTAGGCCACTGCTCCTACTCTTTTCAGAATCTCAAAGGGGCCGACATAGCGTGGACTAAGTTTTCCGCGTATTCCAAATTGCATCACCCCTTTAGTAGGAGACACTTTCAGAAACACATGATCTCCGACCTGAAATTCTAATTTCCTTCTTCTATTATCTGCATAACTTTTCTGTCTGCTCTGAGCTATCCGGAGGCGTTCCCTGATCAGCTGGATCTTCTCTACTGTTTGTTGCACAATCTCGGGGCCCATAATTCTTCTTTCaccaacatcatcccaacagataggtgatctacactttcttccatatagagcctcataaggtgccatttgaatacttgcctggtaactgttattatatgcaaactcaaccaAAGGTAAGTGACGGGTCCCAAGAACCTTTCATATCCATTACACAAGCTCTTAGCATATCTTTCCAAGGTTTGAATGGTTCTTTCTGATTGGCCATCAGTCTGAGGGTGGAAAGCTGTGCTGAAGCTCAGAGTGGTCCCCAAGGCTTTATGCAAACTACTCCAAAAGTGAGATACAAACCGCGAGTCCCTATCGGAAACAATGGATACGGGTACTCCATGCAACCTCACTATTTGTTCAATGTAGAGCTCTGCAAACTTTTCCAAGGTCATTCCTACCTTGAATGCCAAAAAGTGTGCCGACTTTGTCAATCtgtctacaatcacccatatagCATCATAACCTTTAAGAGTGCGAGGCAACCCGGAGACGAAGTCCATAGTGATgtgttcccacttccattcaggaAGTGGTAGGGGCTGCAACAACCCTGCCGGTCTTTGATGCTCTGCTTTAACTTGCTGACATGTCAAACACCGAGCCACAAATTGTGCAATTTCTCTCTTCATATTATTCCACCAAAATGTGCCTTTCAAAATCCTTATACATCTTAGTACCCCAGGATGCACTGTATATCCAGTATTATGAGCTTCCTTCATAATTTCATTCTTTAAATTGGAGTCATTTGGAATACACATTCGGTTCCTGGTATCTCAATGATCCAtcctcatgaagtctgaattctGATTGAGAACTTGATTCAATATCACTTTTAAGCTTTTGCAACTGAGGGTCATCTGCTTGAGCAATCCTGATCCTCTCTATCAAGGTAGGTTGGACACGTAAATTTGCCAATTGTGCATCGGAGTCATGCCAACATACCTCAATTTCTGCTCTCCTCAGATCTTCCAGAATTTTCCTCTGAGAGGTGAGTAAGGCAGCAATACTACCAGTGGATTTTCTGCTCAGTGCATCTGCTACCACATTAGCTTTTCCCGGATGGTAATGAATAGACAAATCATAATCCTTCAGTAACTCTAACCATCTTCTCTGTCTCATGTTTAGTTCCTTCTGGGTAAAAAGGTATTTCAAACTTTTGTGATCAGTGTACACCTTACAAgattcaccatataaataatgtCTCCAAATTTTTTAATGCAAACACAACAGCAGCAAGTTCCAGATCATGAACGGGGTAGTTCTCCTCATATGACTTTAATTGTCGGGAAGCATATGCAATAACCTTATCATTCTGCATCAGTACACAACCCAATCCTTTCTTTGAggcatcactgtagatggtaTAACCTTCGCCACTATAGGGAAGGGTAAAGGATGGGAGCGGACACCAAACGTTGCttaagctcctggaagctcTGTTCACATTTATCTGACCACTCAAACTTAACTCCTTTACGAGTTAGTCGAGTCAAAGATGCCAGCAATAGAGGAAAAATTCTCAACAAATCGTCTATAATATCCTGCTAGGCCCAAGAAGCTGCGAATCTCAGTAACACTATTGGGTCTGCTCCAGTTGACCACTGCCTCGATCTTCTTTGGATCCACATAGATACCCTCTTTAGATATTACATGCCCTAGGAACATCACACTGTCTAGCCAGAATTCACTTTTCTTCAACTTACCATACAACTGCTCTTGTCTTAGGGTTTCCAAGTACTAACCTCAAATGTTGCTCGTGCTCGGCCTGGCTCCCAGAATAGATCAAGATATCATCAATAAAGACTACTAcaaatttgtccagaaagggtctgaacaccctgttcatcagatccataaaagctgcaggggcatttgtcagtccaaaaggcatgaccaaaaTTCATAGTGCCCATAGCGAGTACGAAAAGCAGTTTTTAGGCACATCTTCAGCCCTTATCTTTAATTGATGGTACCcagaacgaagatcaattttAGAGAATATCTGAGCACCCCTTTAACTGATCAAATAAGTcatcaattcttggtagaggatacttgtttctttattgttgctttatttatctctcgataatcaattacataatctcatactaccatccttcttctttacaaataaGACTGGGAGCTCCCCAAGGTGAAACACTAGTCTGATGAAACCCTTATCAAGAAGATCCTGCAACTGCTCCTTTAATTCTTTCATTTCAGCTGGAGCCATTCTATAGGGGGTCTTAGAGATTGGTGTGGTaccaggaattaaatcaattggcaAATTCAATTTTCTCTATCTGGTGGCAAGCCAGGAAGGTCTTCCGGAAAGACATCAGGGTATTCATTCACTACTCGAATATCTTCCAATCTTTGATCTGATTGTCTGGTGTCAACCACTGTGGCAATATACGCCATACTCCCCTTTCTAAGCAGCCGCTTAATTTGCATAGCGGAGACAACTCGAGGGGAGGTATAAGCACCACTCCCTACGAAGCTGAATTCGGTATCTCCGGGGATCTGAAAGTTTACCCGTTTCTCATGGCAATTAATGGGTGGCAAATTGTTGATGCTAACCAGTCCATACCGAGGATTATGTCAAAGTCATGCATATCTATAACTATTAAATCAGCAGGCAAGTCTCTACCTACAATCCGAATTGgacaagtcttgcagacctgATTACCAATCATCCCACTCCCTGCAGGAGTGCTAACATGCAGATCATACTCTAATTGCACCACAAGGCAGGTCATGTTTTTGCCACAAATGTAGATGACACAAAGGAATGcgtagcaccagaatcaaatagtgtatgagcataaacagaagcaactggcaatgtacctgacaccaccgtgttggatgcctgagcatcctgctgagtcagtgcataaatacgaccctgtgtgcgcagtctcccccctttctgctgcttaggagaagaaggctgagctgactgAGCCGGAGCAGGAGAAGCTTGCACTTGCTGGTTTCTTGAAGTTTGAGGCCTCTGAACTGATCGAAGGTCCTGTTGAGGACACTCAGCTACCTTATGACGCCTGCTGGCCGCATCTAAAACAGGCACCAGATAATCGTCTACAGTGTTCAGTCTTATGCCAATATCACCACATGCATCACACTTCTGCTTCTCTTGCTGAATAGTCTTTCCATCAGATCCTTGCTTCCCTGATTGCCAAGATTGGTTATGTGATTTTGCAGTTTTGCTAGAATTCTGTCTACTGCGAGCATCATAATCtctgcttctcttcttttgtttcttatctttggcatcataggtttCTTTCCAGACAATTTCCAGATTCTTAGCCCTGTCTACCAGATCATCATAGTTTGTCGAGTTTATTGCGGCCAAACTCCGACGTAagtgaggcttcaatccttcttcaaatctcctcatccgagactctgcatccatgacgagggtgggagcaaaccgagATAGCCTGTCAAACTCTGCCTCATACTCATCCACAGTCATAGTTCCTTGATTCAGATTGAGAAATTCCCTCTCCAGCTCCCTCAGGCGactggagggaaaatacttggagtagaatgctGTGCGGAATCTCTGCCAGGTAAGCGCCTCATGCTCGGGTGCCAATGTGCGCTCCACAgacatccaccaatgatgagctcggtcctgaagcatataggtggcaaatctgaccttctcttcatcggtgCACTCCATTGCCCTGAAGGGCTTTCTCCATTTCATTTATCCAGGTTTCGGCCTCTTGAGGACTAGTGGTGCCTTTAAAAGCCGAAGGTGCCATCCTCTTGAATTCTGCTATACTCCTTCTTTGCTCAGGAGGAGCAACATCCTGCTGGACTggttgctgaggttgttgcctctgttggcgtactaacccgacgacctcctcgatcagttcgAGCACCCGAGTTTTGATTTCCGGCGGCAGCTTCTGGAGTTGATTGACCCTGGGTCCCTGAGTTATGCGGTGCCTCGCCCGCTTGGTTAGTAGGGGGCTCTTCCCGAGGGCCCCTGACCATCCGATTCAGGCTACGGACACGACGAGGCGGCATTTCtgattcagtaaaatatatagatattataaaatcatccaaacagaataatacgaaatagttaataaaataaataaacattatCCCCTTATCTGGttcctacccatctctcaacctTTTCTGACGGATCCTACGAATCCTAAAACTTAGGCTCAATATAATTGTTCAGTTacaatccctagtgatcttaaacctgAGCTCtaataccaccaaatctgtcacgccccgagcccgaggcgcggcagacgccgcacgcccgcacggcggaccgcacaggcgtgcaaggcatcggattacatcaaagcaaatacagatgttcaatactttatttaaggattaatagcagatgcttaaaattgacaaaatacttaaaatcattcaaaagcagtcttacaaaactccaaaataacatatgccaacataattcaaatgtccaaactaaactaactaaaatttcaaaaactgaagaatcatcggaattctaacgcactccccaatcccgtgcgatcaagcctctggatctgaaaaacgaaaaaacagaataatgagctacactagcccagtaagtaacaaaataccccagagtggggtcagagcatatcagatcaaaatacagggataatgtttgaaacaaatcacaaataatatcatttttgtttttgtaaaactctgatatcataatctcaacatgataggctacggccacgtaacccagtggcatgggttgcacagagtgccagaaaccactattgttagtcaccggtaGAAACGGTTGTCCAGAAacccactattctaatcaccggtggcgcggtgtcgaaaccggttcctcacagaatacaagtcgacaggtccaacgtataatccccattgcagggccagaacagaacagacagatcatagccatgctgagaatatatatatatatataaacagatttcataaatttttcagtcatagtttacggatttcaaagcataattttcaaatgaaatttaacatgccagaccccattttactaaatacaaaacatattttagaatttaatctatttatctgaaaatcacacttgaagtattaagttacttacctcttctcgcttaattcctacttcagataggcggatcaggttcacctgtttaaatttaattaattctttgTTAATATCAGAATTAagcaaaaatccaaaaataatattattggacACGGGCCCActgggttcgggtttcgggttccgggtttcggatccgggttcgggttccgggcttGGATCTGAAAAGGGCCCAAGCTGGGCCCACAAGGGTACTGCCCGACTGGGCCCAATcggactggactgggcccaagttgggcctgcagtggactgggcccaagttgggcctgcagtggACTGGGCCCAACGGGCCCAATTTGGCCCGTGATGggctcctccttccccaaacCCCCTCACGGGCAGAGGAAGCAGGAGAgacagaagagagagggagagggccagCCCGGGTGGCCTCCGGCCTCCGGCCTCCGGCCTCCTCTTGGTCGACGGTCAGCCGGCCGGCTGGCGGCCGGCGGTTGCGGCGGTGACTGACGAGGAAGAGACCGAGAGtggtctcggtttggggccaaaacaaAGGGAGGAAAGCATGCATCGGCTAAGATCGGAGAGCACAAACGGAAGAGGGCTTACAGGCAGTCGGCGGAAGTGGCGGATCTCGGCCGGGGGAGGCTCGGTCCGGTgtcaggcggcggcggcgacgcttGAACCCAAGGAGATGGGTCTCAGAACAGGGGGTGGCTGTGAGGGGGATCCGGGCGGCGCTTGGTCGGGAGGGTACACCggtcggagaagaggaggagggaaggaagaagaggaggaggaggagctcgggatgccctaggGTAAGGAGTAGATGGGGCTTTATAGCCCCATCGCAACGGTTCTCCGCCGCGATGTCAAGCGAGATCCCACGGCCGATTCACGGCCGTGGATGGACTAGGAGGGGCGCCGCGGGGATCTCGCGGCGCCCTTGCCTTGTTTGcccctccggaggagccggagaggatcgcccacgcgatcctctgttccggctccttccccaaatgaatcggggctgaagtcggcgagggctgccgacttcagccccgtgtcTCACAGgtacatcatggaaccatcaggcacacctctgcaaaaatggcacggaatgaacagtagtggagtcgaccccaagtaagcttgagtcgaccccaggagaggagccgaccccaaggaaccttgagtcgaccccagcttcaagccttgagaaaacaagtctctggaatttactgagagggccgaccccaacttttcttgagccgaccctagatggagccgaccccaggaatgcttgagtcgaccccaattgaacatgagtcgaccccaaggctatgtcgttcaaaattgtatctctggaatccctgagagggtcgaccccaatggaacttgagtcgaccccactatggcttgagtcgaccccagtgaaaaacagctgaaatataaggttctgtgtttcctgagagggccgaccccaatgtagcaggagtcgaccccagtgaaagtttgatcgaccccagtaaaagttgagtcgatcccaagtatgatgaacaatggtttgagtcgaccccagaaaagtttgggtcgaccccagcacgggcagaagcataacggctagttctgcagaagtactttttgacctcccaacagcaagtaacggctagtttttgaaatcgaACCAATGGGGGGTGACCAATGGATGAGGGaaagtatttaaagtgacactattcatcagagaagatATCCTTTTGCAAAGAAATCAAAGctcattcaagaaagaaaaagtcctagcattcttcattcaagtgcttcattcaaagagacaaaaggaagtggttgagcagattctaagagacattaagagctccaccaacccttgaagagtgaagcaatcttgacaaagaagagagaagtctcatcaaagcgataactatattctaaactcttctttgtagctcatagttGTTATATTTGCTAATCTAGGAGTTTGAACTTTCTTATTCttcttaatcaccttgtaaaggttcgttagtgagtccgtaaaaccaacggtgtaggtttgttagtgaacccgtaaaaccaactgtgaaggtttgttggtgagccccgtaaaaccaacataggtttttggtgatcccggaaaaccaaagtgtaaatgtttttggattgtaagcccagaaaacaatccaactgtaatccgcgggattatagtgattcggtgctctcctaagcacctacgtccaaaAACACTTATTGATTCGgtgcttgtcaccttgggcaacaaatgtCTTTATTAAAATACTTATTAATTTGTATGAAGAAAACTTTATAGTGTTCTGTAGATTATTTATCATTGCTGACAAGAAAATTTAGCAGCCTTATTCTattcttgtttaatttataaaaatttttgtatgcagatttttcagatgAGATGCTAAAGCTGCTTCTCCTTGCTTTGGAAGATCTTAAACAATTACTGAAGGATCAGGGATCTGATCTGTTTATTGCTTTCGGAAGTGCAGAAGATGTCATACTGAAACTTGTGAATGAGGTTGCTACACAAGGCTTATTGTGATTTTATGTCTGAAAATGTAAATACATGTCAGATGGCTTTTGACTTCTCTTTGCATGAGCAGAACATTTATTCAAACCACGTAGTTGAACTCATGGTATCAAAGTGTAACAGGTGAAGGCTAGCTACATATTTGCAGAAGAGGAGGTAGAATATAATCTTCATAGTGTGATGTCTCTTGTTCAATCATCTGTGTCTTCTGAACCATTTGTATGGGGAAACCCTGAGTTTGTCTTTTGGAGAACTCCATTTTATAATGTTGGGGTATGCATCTCTATGGTTTTACAGTTGCTTCCACGTAAGAAAATATTTGATACAATATAATGTTTCCAATGCCTGCCTTTTCAGAACCTGGAGGAACTACCTGCATCATATCATGACTTTCTGAAGTTGCAGTTATCTCAAACCATTCCAGTTGCAGCCCCAACCTTACCTATATTGGACATGGAAGTGGACAGAGGTATGCTGTTAAGTTCCTGAGATTTAACTTATCTTGCTGattttgtttaaaaaattaattcatTGTTGAtccaatttttaaatatctttgTGAATACATGCATGCTTGTATAAATATGAATACTGTAACAATACATGTTTCTTACGATAGTTTTATTCTTCAGGTGCTCTTCCCATATTTGATGATGTAAAAAAGTACTTGCAAGGGAAACCTTGCCAATCAGATAAGTGCTGGATTTCTCTTAAGAAAGTATCAGCTGAAAGCATTTTAAGGAAGGAGTGCATCAGTCAAGCTGTGATGAAATCTGATCCTAGTGAAAGCCTTAAAAGTAACGAAGGGAAGAATATAATCTCATCAACATTAAACAATGTCAAAAGCACAAAAATTGCAAAATCTGTGTTTGCATCAgtagaaggaactcaagtaagAGGTGGAACGAACAATGTCTTGAATGCCTTAGCTGCTTACTTGAGATACCTGGAGGGCACTGCACGGGATGATTGGCAAGAGTATGCTGGTTAATAGTACTCTAATTTAATTAGTTTATTTGGTGACAGCTGGGTTCTTTTCTTTAATTCACCCAGTTTGGAAATTGATATTAGGTTTACCTGGTGCTTAACATAATcttttagaaaatttgttagaagaTTTTTTGAAGCATGATGTTTGTACTTCTTTACCCtttcttttattgaaaaaaCTGAGTACTTTACATCTGGAACCTTAGCAGGGCCTTAGAATTTGTTTCTTAATCAGTCCGCCTATGCTCTTAGAAGATCATGGTTGGCAAGTGATCATTTAATGGAAAACTAATACTTAATGTAGGCCTTCGCTATGGCATTGGTAAGCAGTATTGAGGCTCAATAGTTCCTTGAATAACTTTCATTAGTAATTGTATATAGTATTCATAATTTGAATATTGTTACCCAAGCACCGTCTTTCTGTAAAAATTCAGCATATGGTTGATAAATCAGTTCAGTTTCTTGTTCAAAACTTCATTATTTAGATTGAGTTCTAAACCTCATCTGATGAACTTCATTTTTTGCTTGCTTTATAAACCGTCTTGCGCTTGTTCTTATTGGAGGTTACATCGCAGGCTAGTGTTTTCCTAGCTCTCTCTCTACTTCAACTAGCCTTGTAAAACATACTAGCATCACTGCATCTTCTATTTTTATGGCTTACAACCCTGCCATCTCAACCATTGCTCTTTGTCTAGATCCCTGGATTATAAAGTTCTTATGCTTCCTATCATGCACATATTTTTTGCTTCCTACTAGTTTTCTTATGCATCCATTGAGCATATTCGTTCCTGCTAGTCTAGTGGACCTTGGACcttttcatttccaaacttttatgctacataTAATAAGGGGTGTATTGTGCTGGGCTTGATTGAGTATGGTCTCATCAAGCTtggtttgatatttttttttaagcttaAATTTATGATCAAGCTTGGCTCATTTAATATTTGCTTGAGCATAATTTTGAGCCAAGTGGAAAATGAGTCTAATTTGAGCTTTTAAACCAAGCTAAACTTGAATCAAGTTTGGATCAAGCTCAGTTCAATTTTGACCATTAAAACCCAGGACCCATTTCATTGTCATATACTCATGAGAGTGATCACATCATGAACTACAATGATGTAGTTAAGCCATCATGTTGTTTAAATAAAGCATTATGTTAAAACTATTGCCGAATCTGTTTCTATGGTTGGTTATAAATGTTTGTCATATACTCATCAGACTGATCACATCATGAACTACAATGATCTAGTTAAGCCATCATGTTGTTTAAGTAAAGCATTATGTTAAAATTATTGCCGAATCTGTTTCTATGGTTGGTTATAAATGTGTGCCTATAACTCGATATCTCATCATTTTGCTATATTAGATATAAATTGTACAACATATATTCCTTgtgtatataatataatttaaataCATATTTCTGAGCCATATTGAGCTAAGTCTGATTGAGTGGTGGCTTGGCTTAAAATCAATGTCAATCCTAAAAGCGAAGATCAAGCTTTGCTTGTtgagattcaatttgagcttatTGGAGCCTAAAATGATGCGATACACGAGCTGCTTGCAAGTGGCTTGAAACAACTGCCAGACCTGCGTATTATATTACTGTCCTTAAGGGTGTCTTCATAACTTTTTATTGCATGCAATTAATTGTCCTTAAATTATTGCAACAAGAAGACCTTAAGGAGTGTCCTTCCAGCAAAAGTGATACATTACTAAAATGGTTTTTTCGTATATCTCGTCTTTCTTTCATATTCTGTAATAATACATCCTTGATCATATCTTATTGCCTTCTTGGGGAACTTCTTTAAGACTGCCTCATTTGCTTCATCCGTGGGATTTTCATCCATGTTTAATTTTTAAGATTTATATTCATACTTTCAGAATTACTGATAAACATGACTctctatgcaaagaattcgTATTAAAGTTTCTGAAAGAAAGGTTTCAACTTGTGACTTCCATCATCA
Coding sequences within it:
- the LOC120107612 gene encoding uncharacterized protein LOC120107612, which translates into the protein MSVERTLAPEHEALTWQRFRTAFYSKYFPSSRLRELEREFLNLNQGTMTVDEYEAEFDRLSRAKNLEIVWKETYDAKDKKQKKRSRDYDARSRQNSSKTAKSHNQSWQSGKQGSDGKTIQQEKQKCDACGDIGIRLNTVDDYLVPVLDAASRRHKVYTDHKSLKYLFTQKELNMRQRRWLELLKDYDLSIHYHPGKANVVADALSRKSTGSIAALLTSQRKILEDLRRAEIEVCWHDSDAQLANLRVQPTLIERIRIAQADDPQLQKLKSDIESSSQSEFRLHEDGSLRYQEPNVYSK